From the Quercus lobata isolate SW786 chromosome 6, ValleyOak3.0 Primary Assembly, whole genome shotgun sequence genome, one window contains:
- the LOC115950830 gene encoding KH domain-containing protein HEN4-like isoform X3, with protein sequence MRGLTGADIRILDGDHIRNCASGNDVVVQITGEYRSVQDALFQVTCSLRDNLLLGEVRKAVRAKYPYMRLIVDPLRNDPVPHNIGALSPSRLPFPKTLGRGQTTAISDSGSGLRTFGEDLQLGSGHNLTTVANTSVEILISERAFSSVYGEDGSNLVRIIQISGAKVEVHDPRPGEGKGGLLYQGHLIKPLWPRACFKPSSKVQGEHHSISLITFDHRVNGRRLHQSWVGFKVVMAWSQRDGDWR encoded by the exons ATGAGAGGACTCACTGGTGCTGATATACGGATACTGGATGGGGACCACATTCGGAATTGTGCTTCAGGGAATGATGTAGTAGTACAG ATTACAGGTGAATATAGAAGTGTACAGGATGCTCTGTTTCAAGTCACTTGTAGTCTAAGGGATAATCTTTTGCTGGGTGAGGTGCGCAAGGCAGTAAGAGCGAAGTACCCGTATATGAGATTGATCGTGGACCCTCTGAGAAATGATCCTGTTCCTCACAACATAGGTGCTCTTTCTCCATCAAGGTTGCCATTCCCAAAG ACCTTGGGAAGAGGACAAACAACAGCAATCTCAGATAGTGGAAGTGGCTTGAGAACATTTGGTGAGGATTTACAGCTTGGGAG TGGACACAATCTTACTACTGTGGCAAATACAAGTGTGGAGATTTTGATTTCGGAACGTGCCTTTAGCTCTGTTTACGGTGAAGATGGGAGCAATTTGGTTCGCATAATACAG ATTTCAGGTGCAAAAGTTGAAGTGCATGATCCTCGTCCTGGCGAAGGAAAGGGAGGGTTGTTATATCAGGGACACCTGATAAAACCCTTATGGCCCAGAGCTTGCTTCAAGCCTTCATCAAAAGTGCAGGGAGAACACCATAGCATTAGTCTCATCACATTTGATCATCGAGTTAATGGCAGACG CTTGCACCAGAGTTGGGTTGGATTCAAAGTGGTCATGGCATGGTCACAACGTGATGGAGATTGGAGGTGA
- the LOC115950830 gene encoding KH domain-containing protein HEN4-like isoform X2, whose product MRGLTGADIRILDGDHIRNCASGNDVVVQITGEYRSVQDALFQVTCSLRDNLLLGEVRKAVRAKYPYMRLIVDPLRNDPVPHNIGALSPSRLPFPKTLGRGQTTAISDSGSGLRTFGEDLQLGSGHNLTTVANTSVEILISERAFSSVYGEDGSNLVRIIQISGAKVEVHDPRPGEGKGGLLYQGHLIKPLWPRACFKPSSKVQGEHHSISLITFDHRVNGRRLDFAAHVNCHLGGLAPELGWIQSGHGMVTT is encoded by the exons ATGAGAGGACTCACTGGTGCTGATATACGGATACTGGATGGGGACCACATTCGGAATTGTGCTTCAGGGAATGATGTAGTAGTACAG ATTACAGGTGAATATAGAAGTGTACAGGATGCTCTGTTTCAAGTCACTTGTAGTCTAAGGGATAATCTTTTGCTGGGTGAGGTGCGCAAGGCAGTAAGAGCGAAGTACCCGTATATGAGATTGATCGTGGACCCTCTGAGAAATGATCCTGTTCCTCACAACATAGGTGCTCTTTCTCCATCAAGGTTGCCATTCCCAAAG ACCTTGGGAAGAGGACAAACAACAGCAATCTCAGATAGTGGAAGTGGCTTGAGAACATTTGGTGAGGATTTACAGCTTGGGAG TGGACACAATCTTACTACTGTGGCAAATACAAGTGTGGAGATTTTGATTTCGGAACGTGCCTTTAGCTCTGTTTACGGTGAAGATGGGAGCAATTTGGTTCGCATAATACAG ATTTCAGGTGCAAAAGTTGAAGTGCATGATCCTCGTCCTGGCGAAGGAAAGGGAGGGTTGTTATATCAGGGACACCTGATAAAACCCTTATGGCCCAGAGCTTGCTTCAAGCCTTCATCAAAAGTGCAGGGAGAACACCATAGCATTAGTCTCATCACATTTGATCATCGAGTTAATGGCAGACGGTTAGACTTTGCTGCTCACGTTAACTGTCATTTAGGAGGA CTTGCACCAGAGTTGGGTTGGATTCAAAGTGGTCATGGCATGGTCACAACGTGA
- the LOC115950830 gene encoding KH domain-containing protein HEN4-like isoform X1, translating to MRGLTGADIRILDGDHIRNCASGNDVVVQITGEYRSVQDALFQVTCSLRDNLLLGEVRKAVRAKYPYMRLIVDPLRNDPVPHNIGALSPSRLPFPKTLGRGQTTAISDSGSGLRTFGEDLQLGSGHNLTTVANTSVEILISERAFSSVYGEDGSNLVRIIQISGAKVEVHDPRPGEGKGGLLYQGHLIKPLWPRACFKPSSKVQGEHHSISLITFDHRVNGRRVGLDSKWSWHGHNVMEIGGEGWILDQHGLAEIEDHGGVGLDQWAMWVVGQVVSVELWVK from the exons ATGAGAGGACTCACTGGTGCTGATATACGGATACTGGATGGGGACCACATTCGGAATTGTGCTTCAGGGAATGATGTAGTAGTACAG ATTACAGGTGAATATAGAAGTGTACAGGATGCTCTGTTTCAAGTCACTTGTAGTCTAAGGGATAATCTTTTGCTGGGTGAGGTGCGCAAGGCAGTAAGAGCGAAGTACCCGTATATGAGATTGATCGTGGACCCTCTGAGAAATGATCCTGTTCCTCACAACATAGGTGCTCTTTCTCCATCAAGGTTGCCATTCCCAAAG ACCTTGGGAAGAGGACAAACAACAGCAATCTCAGATAGTGGAAGTGGCTTGAGAACATTTGGTGAGGATTTACAGCTTGGGAG TGGACACAATCTTACTACTGTGGCAAATACAAGTGTGGAGATTTTGATTTCGGAACGTGCCTTTAGCTCTGTTTACGGTGAAGATGGGAGCAATTTGGTTCGCATAATACAG ATTTCAGGTGCAAAAGTTGAAGTGCATGATCCTCGTCCTGGCGAAGGAAAGGGAGGGTTGTTATATCAGGGACACCTGATAAAACCCTTATGGCCCAGAGCTTGCTTCAAGCCTTCATCAAAAGTGCAGGGAGAACACCATAGCATTAGTCTCATCACATTTGATCATCGAGTTAATGGCAGACG AGTTGGGTTGGATTCAAAGTGGTCATGGCATGGTCACAACGTGATGGAGATTGGAGGTGAAGGTTGGATTTTGGATCAGCATGGATTGGCGGAGATCGAAGATCATGGTGGCGTGGGTTTGGATCAGTGGGCTATGTGGGTCGTGGGTCAGGTGGTGAGTGTGGAGTTGTGGGTCAAGTAG
- the LOC115950830 gene encoding KH domain-containing protein HEN4-like isoform X4 yields the protein MRGLTGADIRILDGDHIRNCASGNDVVVQITGEYRSVQDALFQVTCSLRDNLLLGEVRKAVRAKYPYMRLIVDPLRNDPVPHNIGALSPSRLPFPKTLGRGQTTAISDSGSGLRTFGEDLQLGSGHNLTTVANTSVEILISERAFSSVYGEDGSNLVRIIQVQKLKCMILVLAKEREGCYIRDT from the exons ATGAGAGGACTCACTGGTGCTGATATACGGATACTGGATGGGGACCACATTCGGAATTGTGCTTCAGGGAATGATGTAGTAGTACAG ATTACAGGTGAATATAGAAGTGTACAGGATGCTCTGTTTCAAGTCACTTGTAGTCTAAGGGATAATCTTTTGCTGGGTGAGGTGCGCAAGGCAGTAAGAGCGAAGTACCCGTATATGAGATTGATCGTGGACCCTCTGAGAAATGATCCTGTTCCTCACAACATAGGTGCTCTTTCTCCATCAAGGTTGCCATTCCCAAAG ACCTTGGGAAGAGGACAAACAACAGCAATCTCAGATAGTGGAAGTGGCTTGAGAACATTTGGTGAGGATTTACAGCTTGGGAG TGGACACAATCTTACTACTGTGGCAAATACAAGTGTGGAGATTTTGATTTCGGAACGTGCCTTTAGCTCTGTTTACGGTGAAGATGGGAGCAATTTGGTTCGCATAATACAG GTGCAAAAGTTGAAGTGCATGATCCTCGTCCTGGCGAAGGAAAGGGAGGGTTGTTATATCAGGGACACCTGA